A DNA window from Bacteroides cellulosilyticus contains the following coding sequences:
- a CDS encoding alpha/beta hydrolase, whose amino-acid sequence MKKVLLILLFCIFHSWNGKAQADFYSLQSLGDRYIYDSEYFDDSRELQVYRSGVDATLKSDSLLTIYVFDAQYPPTFNLFCSTFELLYPGVPCIIVGISNPNRQSELTPPYTDEESVKGYDDPGKADSLLLSLEKEIIPFIKSRYNTGSRNILVGHSLGGTFVTYALLSNPGLFQCILSVSPNYMYSRKMMIDKLSEFTKEYKGDNQLYMYLASGKKDKIEELFKPTTEEAIKILSACPKIVLNYDSLNIEKHSHTIFEGYYRGLLGLKNYINK is encoded by the coding sequence ATGAAAAAGGTTTTATTAATTCTTTTATTCTGTATTTTCCATAGCTGGAATGGTAAAGCGCAAGCGGACTTTTATTCGTTGCAATCATTGGGCGACAGGTATATTTATGACTCTGAATATTTTGATGATTCACGTGAACTGCAAGTATACCGGAGTGGGGTAGATGCTACTTTGAAGAGTGATTCATTGTTGACTATCTATGTATTCGATGCTCAATATCCGCCTACTTTCAATTTGTTTTGTTCTACCTTTGAATTGTTGTATCCGGGTGTTCCCTGTATAATCGTTGGTATTTCGAATCCTAACAGGCAGAGTGAATTAACTCCTCCTTATACGGATGAAGAATCGGTAAAGGGGTATGATGATCCTGGGAAGGCGGATTCTTTATTGTTATCTCTGGAAAAAGAAATTATTCCTTTTATAAAGAGCAGATATAATACGGGTTCGCGGAATATACTGGTAGGACATTCGTTAGGCGGTACGTTTGTGACGTATGCTTTACTTAGCAACCCCGGTTTGTTTCAATGTATTCTGTCTGTATCTCCTAACTATATGTATAGCAGGAAGATGATGATTGATAAACTTTCAGAATTTACTAAAGAGTACAAAGGGGATAATCAACTTTATATGTATCTGGCAAGCGGGAAGAAGGATAAAATAGAAGAGTTATTTAAGCCTACCACAGAGGAGGCAATAAAGATTTTATCCGCTTGTCCGAAGATTGTTTTGAACTATGATTCTTTGAATATAGAAAAACACAGTCATACGATCTTTGAAGGTTATTACAGGGGGCTGTTGGGATTGAAAAATTACATAAATAAGTAG
- a CDS encoding DUF4294 domain-containing protein — protein sequence MNARLNIFIIVVFLLFGTSLCQAQETKTEGYLVPMCVYEGDTIPYIKIPTVYIFKPLKFKNKKQLNEYNRLVYNVKKVLPISKEINRAVIETYEYMMTLPDEKSRQKHMKAVEKSLKEQYTPRMKKLSFSQGKLLIKLVDRQTNSTGYELVKAFMGPFKAGFYQTFAALFGASLKKQYDPTGDDALTERVILLVESGQL from the coding sequence ATGAACGCACGACTGAACATATTCATCATCGTAGTCTTCCTTCTGTTCGGGACTTCCTTATGCCAGGCACAGGAAACGAAAACCGAAGGATACTTGGTTCCTATGTGCGTTTACGAAGGAGACACTATCCCGTATATAAAGATACCCACCGTTTATATCTTCAAACCTCTCAAATTCAAGAACAAGAAACAGTTGAATGAATATAACCGACTGGTATATAACGTAAAGAAGGTATTGCCTATCTCCAAAGAAATCAACCGTGCAGTTATTGAAACTTACGAATATATGATGACTTTGCCTGATGAGAAGAGCCGTCAGAAACACATGAAAGCAGTAGAAAAAAGCCTGAAAGAACAATATACTCCACGCATGAAAAAGCTTTCTTTCTCTCAAGGAAAGTTATTAATCAAGTTAGTGGATCGCCAAACCAATTCCACGGGTTACGAACTGGTAAAAGCCTTCATGGGACCTTTTAAAGCAGGTTTCTATCAGACTTTCGCCGCACTGTTCGGTGCCAGTCTGAAAAAGCAATATGATCCCACAGGAGATGATGCGCTTACCGAACGGGTTATTCTGCTGGTAGAAAGCGGACAGCTTTAA